From a region of the Molothrus ater isolate BHLD 08-10-18 breed brown headed cowbird chromosome 15, BPBGC_Mater_1.1, whole genome shotgun sequence genome:
- the ATOX1 gene encoding copper transport protein ATOX1 encodes MPKHEFFVDMTCEGCSNAVTRVLHRLGGVNFDIDLPNKKVYIDSEHNVDTLLETLKKTGKNASYLGEKSAQ; translated from the exons ATGCCG AAACACGAGTTCTTCGTGGACATGACCTGTGAGGGCTGTTCCAATGCAGTCACCCGTgtcctgcacaggctgggag GTGTCAACTTTGATATTGACCTGCCCAACAAGAAGGTGTACATTGACTCAGAGCACAACGTTGACACCCTCTTGGAAACCCTCAAGAAGACTGGAAAGAATGCTTCCTACCTTGGGGAGAAGTCTGCACAGTAG